In Metopolophium dirhodum isolate CAU chromosome 5, ASM1992520v1, whole genome shotgun sequence, the sequence aaaaactgtatattatcattgatattaacttagttaatagtttttaacattaaaaagagattagattttgatttaatttagaAATCATCTGAAgatgaacatatttttaatagcctgttttcatcaacatatgttaaatataaaatagataaggttgctaaaatctaatataatatgttgatgtaaATAATCTTTTCAGGAAACTCCAAAAATGACTATTTCAagtttaaatgttaacaaaCATTAAAAAGTAACTAAATTAGCGTCTACCCTCAGATTAATAAACTGCTAAGctgatataacaatattttttagtcaaaatgacaaataaaaataactcagTAAATAATGAATACCATTCATACACTTAAATAAATCCAACTATCAAAAAACcacttactaaaaaaattaaagaattaaaattcattataaatagcaatatttattataattaattttttgtaaatttatacaattacaaagttaaaatcataaaaaaagtcaaaaatttaaaaatttaagttacaaACTGTAGAACTTACTTTTtcttattaaactttttatttttctgtacttTGCCACCTTTAAATTTTGAACCATTTTTACCTTTTCCATTTTTGAAACCACCCTTAGCTTTAGGCTTAGGCTTTTCTTCTTCGCTTTCTTCTTCATCATCATCTACTTCAAGACCTTCAGCAGTTTCATCATCATCGTTGATTTCATCTACTTCAAGACCATCGGTTTCATCGTCATCATCTTCATCATCGTCGTCCATTACTTCATCATTAGAAGCTTCTTCTTTTTTGGATTTTGGAGTCTTGGAATCTGTTTTTTTAGGCCTAACTTTAGTGTCTTTATTTATACTATCTACGTTACCACCAACAGCTTTGAATTCACtgattaatttttcataaactcCATCCAATACTTCATCACTAGTATCCTTAAATTTGGAAAATCCTTTAGTAATCATAttctgtaaaaatatcaaaaatattattagaaaaacacTAATtgtccataaaaaaattaaatattgtcttaCTTTCAGTTTTGAACTCCTCTGAGGAAtagaagatttatttttataatc encodes:
- the LOC132944976 gene encoding mitotic apparatus protein p62-like, which gives rise to MKLKTNNSAKKPMNTNKNKSPKKQGKGGVQVRKEKQKDIVKPTVLKKEGEKTKVETPPNPEKLALQELWSKAIQNVSNMTNLSEEESSVAKLLGDYKNKSSIPQRSSKLKNMITKGFSKFKDTSDEVLDGVYEKLISEFKAVGGNVDSINKDTKVRPKKTDSKTPKSKKEEASNDEVMDDDDEDDDDETDGLEVDEINDDDETAEGLEVDDDEEESEEEKPKPKAKGGFKNGKGKNGSKFKGGKVQKNKKFNKKK